AAACCTTTGTAACTCGCTTGCTTGAAAAACGCTATAGTGACGGCTATATTAAAATGTGAATGAAAGAATATTTATCCTAGGAATTAGCAATTGCTCACCAGTACCAAAAATTCATTAGTTAAGCAACTACGATCACTTGGTGAGAGTGCTAAAGATCGCAAAGAACAAGGACTATTTTTAGTAGAAGGAACTCATGCACTGACAGAGGCGATCACTACAGCTTATCCGCTTTCAATAGTTTGTTGCACCGAAAAATGGATCGCCGCCAATCCTGATTTGTATGAACAGATTGCAGGGTCTGAGGAAATCGAAAGATTAGAAATTGTCTCCGAAGAAGTACTTCAAGCGATCGCCACTACCAAAAATCCTGACGGAGCGATCGCAGCAGCACTAATGCCATTTTGCACAACATCTCGTGAAATTGCCCAAATCCATAGCTTAGGTTTAGCCTTAGAAACAATTCAAGATCCTGGAAATATTGGCGCAATCGTGCGATCGGCGGTTGCCGTAGGACTGGACGGTATGTTGGTGAGTAGTGACAGTGTAGATTTGACCAATCCCAAAATTATTCGAGCTACCGCAGGGCAATGGTTTCGTTGTGCGATGCAAACAACTGCATATATTGCTGAGGATATTCGCAAATTGCAAGCACAGGGGATAAAAGTAATTGCTACATTAGCTAATGCGCCTAAAACCTATTGGGACTATGACTTTACGCAACCGACTTTGATTTTGCTAGGTAATGAGGGTAATGGGCTATCACCAGAATTAATTGAACTTGCCGATGAAGCGGTATCAATTCCTCAGAGCGATCGCGTTGAGTCCTTAAATGTGGCTATTTGTGCAGCTCTATTACTCTATGAAGCAAAACGTCAGCGATCTTATCCCAAATCACAAAATGGCTACGCCATTTTGTGATTTTAAAACTCCTACTGGGTTTGGATTTTAATTACCGAAAGTGTGGCTACACTTTCGATAATTGGTATTAGGTCAGCCCAGCTAGGGCAAAATTAGGTTTGGATCATAGTAACGAAATTAGTATTAGTCAAACCAAATCCCAAAATGTAAGTGGCGGCGCAAAGCGCCGCCACTTACATTTTGGGGCAAAACTTACGTTGCTATATAAATTGCTGCAAAAAGCTCTGTAAACCCAAAAATCGGATTACACTTTTTTTTGAAGCAGCACATCGGAATTGCGTATGAACCTGAAAAAAATCAACTCACAAGAGTCTTCAATCCCTAATCGCTTAAACTCAGTTCCTTTACAGACCAGCCTAGATGAGCATTCGCTATTAATTGCATCTCAATCGGCGATCGAGTTACAAACAAACTTACTCAAAAGTTCGATCGCCTATGCCCAGTCCATAAGTGGCTCCCTCATTCTTAAAACTACGCTCAAATACACATTGGAAGTTCTCACCCAATATACTAATGCGGGTGAAGGAAGTATTTTTTTGATTGATGAAGATGGGGAGATTGTGGAGAGTATATTGGCTCGGAGTCCTGTAACAAAAGATCGCAAAGACTCCGTGATTTCCCAAGTTTTAGATGAGGGTTTAGCTGGCTGGACTTTTCGCCATCGACAGATCGGCATCATTTATGATGCGATGACCGATGACCGATGGGTACAGTTGCCCGATCAACCCTATGTCGCTCGTTCAGCTTTGGCAATTCCTTTAATCTATGGCATTGAGGCGATCGGGATTATCACGCTGACGCATCCTCAACCGAACCATTTTAATGAAGAGTTCGGCATGATGATGCAATATTGCATGGAAATCATTGCGGCAATAGTAGTTAATGCTCAATTACATGCTAAGTACCGTCCTTTAGATTTAGTCTAATGGGGAAGAGTTAAGGCTGTGTAAATCGTCCAGCTATCCATTAGGAGTAATAAAAGAGTAAACATTAGCAAAATTAGATACATCCAAGGTTGAGCCAGAGGACGCACGTCTCTTGTATCAATTCCTGTGCGCTCTTCAACCTGTTTGACTAATTGCGTAAAGCCAACTACCCGCATCGGCAACAAATAAGCTTGCTCTGAGTCCTTGCTGACAAAATAATAAACAATGCCACCCTGCCCAGTAATCCTTGGTTTGAGAGCTTTGATATTTTGCCAAGACAATGACCACCCCTTACGCAATAAATTTGGAAACCAGCGTGGGTAAACCAAACTAATCCCTTGATCGTCAAGAATAACGCGATCGCTTAGCGCCCCGTACAAAAACACAAACCCGATTACTAAGCCAATACTTAACCATGAGGCAGGAATCGCAGCATGGGTAAAGTTGCTCAAAAAGGGCAAAGGAGCAGTGAGCGCGGTATATAACAGTAATAAAGTAATCCGAATCAGTGGTGAAACTTTAAAGACACTACTCATATTCACTAGAGATTTTATGTTTTAGGCGATCGCAATTAACTTAACATTGTTTTTTAGGGGTAATCTGATAAATGATGAATATGATTAGTACCTCGGCATAATTAAAAACCGAAGCCCAAATATGTACCGCTCGCGCAGCGAGCGGTACATATTTGGAGGTTTAGCCTAGTTACTTTAAACATCAAAAACATTTACATACAGTACGGATGGTGTAAAACGTGGGTTGGCGTGTACGTGGCGTTCGTGGTGCAACAACAGTTGAGGCAAATACATACGAAGCCCTAGAGAGGGCTGTGCTAGAGCTTATGGAGGAGATCGAGGCACAAAAT
This genomic stretch from Pseudanabaena galeata CCNP1313 harbors:
- a CDS encoding TrmH family RNA methyltransferase, translating into MLTSTKNSLVKQLRSLGESAKDRKEQGLFLVEGTHALTEAITTAYPLSIVCCTEKWIAANPDLYEQIAGSEEIERLEIVSEEVLQAIATTKNPDGAIAAALMPFCTTSREIAQIHSLGLALETIQDPGNIGAIVRSAVAVGLDGMLVSSDSVDLTNPKIIRATAGQWFRCAMQTTAYIAEDIRKLQAQGIKVIATLANAPKTYWDYDFTQPTLILLGNEGNGLSPELIELADEAVSIPQSDRVESLNVAICAALLLYEAKRQRSYPKSQNGYAIL
- a CDS encoding GAF domain-containing protein produces the protein MNLKKINSQESSIPNRLNSVPLQTSLDEHSLLIASQSAIELQTNLLKSSIAYAQSISGSLILKTTLKYTLEVLTQYTNAGEGSIFLIDEDGEIVESILARSPVTKDRKDSVISQVLDEGLAGWTFRHRQIGIIYDAMTDDRWVQLPDQPYVARSALAIPLIYGIEAIGIITLTHPQPNHFNEEFGMMMQYCMEIIAAIVVNAQLHAKYRPLDLV